TTACTATGCCTCAGGCCTGCCTGCAGACTCTGGTAGTAAGTGAGCTCCAGGGTTGAGAGTGGAGCTCCTTACCTGCTGTCTTGATTACTCTTTGGTAGTCCTGAGCAGTGCTGTTGTCATACAACACTGCCAGCCTGTTTGTTAGCATACTCTCAATAGTGCACCTGTAGAAGTTTGTAAGGATACTGGGTGGCCTCCTCAGTTTCCTGAGGAAGTACAGCTGCTGCTTTTCTTTCGAGATTTGCTGGTCACTACTCTATGACCATgtgaggtcctcactgatgtgaaCTCCTAGGAATTAAATTGTGCCCaccttcaccagtgcagacccgTCTATGTGACGTAACTGATGATGTTGGTGCTGATGTCCTCTGTTCCTTCTCCTCTGATCCACAGTCATCTCCTCAGTTTTGCTGACATTGAGGGAAAGGTTGTTTGATGGCACCATGTCTCTCAGCGTGACACCTCACTCCTGTACGCTGTCTCATCACCACCAGTGATCAAGCCTTTGATAGCGTTGTCATCAGCAAACCTGTTGATGGAGTTGCTCTCATAGGAGGCAGTGCAGTCATGTGTCAAGAGTGTGTAGAGCAgggggctcagcacacagccttgagggCCGCAGTGTTCATGATTAGTGTCTTTGAGGAGAGAGGTCCCATGCTGACAGATTGTGCTCTGCTATTGAGGAAGTCCATGATCTAGCTACAGAGGGAGGGGATATATGACAGCTGTCCTGAAAAAATATCCCAGAAAAAATAACCAGGCTATGAAATGTATTACTATTTTTGTATTTCATGCTTAGTTTTTCCCTGTTGATCTAGAAAACTTAAATATAGTTTTGCTTGATTAAAATGATACACTGATAACAAATCAGTTCACATGCTAAACTCACAGTTTTGTGCTTCAACTGTAttttcttctccccttctcttttgaGGTATGACAATGGAGGAGAGCTCAGGATTAAACCAGGACTGAAAAAATGTGAgtgattttattcatttttccctgaaaaaatacatacacatgtttgtgtattcACATAGAaacattgaggtgtgtgtgtgaatgaaaaagagaaggaggttTTGTATGTTTATAGGTTTAGCAGTGcctgtgatcatgtgtgtgccatcagtgtccCTTCAGTACTGGAGGCtgatgtgtctttgttttcacTTGGTCATTTTCTGATGCCATTTGACTTGTGATATTtctaaaacatgaacatgaatatgATCAAGATGACTCCCAGCTCATACAGCTGCTGCTGAGCAACTGCAGTGTCTGGCCCTGAAAACTGCTGCCAGCTTACTGCCATAAGGTTATCATGGCATGTGCCATCATGACAATGAAAGCTGAACAGAATTGATCTCTGACACTTACTGAACCAAGCCTGCCAGTGTTTGGTCTGTGATGCCTACCCTAAGGGATACAcacttgagagtgtgtgttggtgtgtgtccttAAGTTTTGACTGGCCTgctagtctgtgtgtgactgtttgtgtgtgtgagtgaagacaTTTCACTTATGCTTGTTCCTGCCTTCCTGACCtgacagacctacacacacactcacactcacactcacactcacactcacactcacacacaggcacacacacacactcaccaactccACTTCACGGCATGATACCAGgaaacgcactcacacacacacacaatcaggaatGAGTCCAGGATGaccaacacaaacattcacacactaaacaaggacacacacacataaagatagaCACACAAGTATATTTAgtcatgcaatcacacacacaaagatatacacatctaacacacacaggatcatgaTTAATACAAACTGTAGCACATAAACAAggtcacatatacactcacaaccatacaaagagagggagagacacacacacacacacacacacacacacacacacacacacacacacacacacacacacacacacacacataaacagaaacagacaaacagacagagatagacagagagaaacacacttatttacacacactctactttaTTTACACACCTAGACtactccctgacacacacacacacacacacactcactctaacacacaATCATGAATGAGTCCAGTACAGTTTTACAGTACTAATTTTTTCTACACCCAAACGTACATCacactttacatacacacacattcaaaaaatCTCTCCAGAACTCTCCACTctctcaatacacacactctaacatatgcgcacacacgcacacgcacatgcacccactcactcactcactcacatactgtacataaacacacacatgcacccactcactcacatacatacatacacacacacacacacacacacattgaacacaaACAATATCGCACATacacaaggaaacacacacctatgcactcacacactcactcacacacacaaacgcacactcacacacacacagaatcacaaatTTGTCCAGGATGAAGAACACAAACTatttcacacataaacaaggacacacacacacaaagatacacacacaagtgcattaatcatgcagtcacacacaaagatacacacatctCATAATTTTTCTACACcgaaactcactcacacatattccATAAATTACTCCAAAACTCTTGACTCCCTTGAATAAACACACGCTAAAAAATGTGCACAAattctcacacgcacacacacacacacacccactgattcactcacatatacaaacacagacagcgagagaaagacagacagagacagagagagagagagaaacacacacacaagagattacatatataccgtaatttccggactattgagcgcacctgaatataagcctcacgcactaaatttttttaaaataattatttttaacataaataagccgcacatgtctataagccgcaggtgcctaccgcaacattgaaacaaattaactttacacaggctaaaatgaatatcaaaactaatacaatagttagttttgccagttagataagtgcactgttgctttaagagcgcacagtcccaggagtcaatcagaagctagaacgttagattgaagacagacgctagtttgaaaccagtgagctaaagaacttgaagactggatttgtattgttgtaaacttttattttattttctaaagtgttttgagttgtgttctgtctacgctggtagactgtggttattttgacattagttaagttattgagagatactgagaaatcgcgtggagctaagcatccatgcggctgcatccatgctagcatcctagctccacaaagccaccgtaaacacaaagccaccgtatacagtcacaggtatcataatccataaattagccgcatcgttgtttaagccgcgaggttcaaagcgtgggaaaaaagtagcggcttatagtccggaaaatacggtactcTTTCAtgccttcctgacacacacacatgcacaaacacacacacacacacacacattctcttacactgatataaacatacatacacacacacacacacacacacacacacacacacacacatataggtggaaagagagagagagaaagtgacagaaacacacatagattacacatatactcctttctgccacacacacacatacacgcacacacacacacacataaccaaagtccctttccctcccccttaTTCTGATGAGtatgttctctcctcttttctgcagatgcctgtgagctcacactggaccccaacacagcacacagatctctctctctctctgaggggaacagaaaggtgacacATGTGAGTGAGGATCAGCCGtatcctgaccacccagagagatttgactcCTAtaatcaggtgctgtgtagagagggtcagtctggacgctgctactgggaggctgagtggagtggtCATTGGGCTTACATAGCAGTGGCATATAAGagcatggagaggagaggggtgcgTGATGACCGCAGGTTTGGATGGAATGACAAGTCCTGGCGTCTTGATCgctctggtaacagttactCTGCCAGGCACAATACTAAGGTGACTGACAtacctgcctcctcctcccgctccaggagagtaggagtgtacctggactggccagcaggcactctgtccttctacagcgtctcctctgacacactcacccacctgcacacgttccactccacattcactgaacccctctatcctgggtttTTTGTCTGGTCTAActcctcagtgtccctgtgtcagatcacatgacctcctgaTCCTACAGGAACACCAGAGTCTGCAGAAGAGTTACACACTCCTGTTCAAACACCCCTGTGCTTGGATGGAAAATA
This region of Clupea harengus unplaced genomic scaffold, Ch_v2.0.2, whole genome shotgun sequence genomic DNA includes:
- the LOC122130363 gene encoding stonustoxin subunit beta-like translates to ELTLDPNTAHRSLSLSEGNRKVTHVSEDQPYPDHPERFDSYNQVLCREGQSGRCYWEAEWSGHWAYIAVAYKSMERRGVRDDRRFGWNDKSWRLDRSGNSYSARHNTKVTDIPASSSRSRRVGVYLDWPAGTLSFYSVSSDTLTHLHTFHSTFTEPLYPGFFVWSNSSVSLCQIT